In Coffea eugenioides isolate CCC68of chromosome 4, Ceug_1.0, whole genome shotgun sequence, the genomic stretch AACCAGCGCAGCTGGAGATGATTGATAAAATAAGGTATTTTTTCATGCATCTGAGAAAACTAGAAAAATCTGGACTAGTGCCCTTAACTTGTACTATTTTGTTTACCTTTTTAGAGTGTTGCTTGGCATTGTTATGCTTCTTATGGCAATGTGTGTCATTTGATGTGCTACCCTTAGAGGTGCATAGGTGGTTTAGTGCTACCCTTAGAGGTGATAGGCAACAGTATCTTAATAACCACGCAAGGAGGGAAGGGTAGGGCTAAAAGATGAACTAAACTACTCGATATTTGAATCAAGCTCAGCTTGGTAAGAGCTCGATCGAGCTTAGTTCGCCAATTAGTCGAGTCAAGTTTGAACAGCATTTTGTGTTTGATAATATTCAAGCTCGACAAAAAGCTCATTCAAACTTGGTTCGGCAAACAAAAAAACCAagtttgaacaaaatttcaaactcattaaaataatcaaacaagcTTGAATACTTGGGTGTTCGAGTTGATTAGACTCATTTACACTCCTAGGAAAGGGAAAacaaattgttaaaaaaaaaggaaatctaGTTTGATTCCCACTCCGGAAAATGTGGTAACCAAAACAATTGTTATTTCAATGATTCCATAGGTAATTTGATTTGGATTCCACTTCTGTTCCTAGCCATGAACCAAGCGGCTCCTTACTAGACGGCCGTAATAGATGTTCTATGCTTACTGATTTATTGTTGTTGCGCttctttctccttcttcttctttttaacTTCCAACAACATTTTCCATGTTATTCTAATCTAGCTGTTTCGAACTCCTGCAATTAATGGCTTGCAGCGTGACCATGGTTGGGTATCTAACTTGCTTTTGATTCAGGGATGCTAGACGTAGACGACATAACTGATGAAGCTTGAGCCCCAAGTGCTGTATGATGTGTCGCCGGCGGATGAAAATTGATTAAGTGCGAAGTGTTGCCTCTTAATGCTGAGTGTTGCTTACAAATGAGGCAAACATATTCTATGTTTATATATTAGATATTTAACCACAACTAGGagacttttttgttgttttgaagTTGCAAGTTAtcttaagaaaaagaaagttgtgCTGCGTTAATGGTGTTACTGTGGAATGTTCACTTTAGCTAATAGTAGTGATATTACTTTGTTTGCGTTTCTGAGTTGGGTAAATTTTAATGTTGGTTGCACCACTGGAAAATGGTTTTGGGTCCTTAGACTACATcaactttaatcatttaaaatttgaaCCGCTATTATCACTAAGAGACAGATATTAAGGGAATAATTTCCCAAAAGGAtcatagaattttttttttttattattacacCCCCCTCAACAAATGTCTTGACTACGCTGCTctgtgtgtatatatgtatagcgtttcatttttttttctttccaatacTATTTTTGTCATGGAATAATTAATCATGTTAATACTGCAAAACAAGGATGCCATTATAACAACATCATCGAGGTATTTTATGTAATTCAGAATATGAATTTGGAATAGACTttgatttggaatgaaattaggtttgtttgctttccatTACGACCGTTGTCATAAAAAAAGTTAATACGATGTCATGAATGCCACTTAACATTGTTGAGCGTATGGAATGCCCAGATCGAGATTTTGTATTAGGAACAAAACCTTATTGcattaaattttcttattaatAGGATTATATTTGGAATGAATTTCCTTTTTGAACGTTGTCCTTCATTAAGCACATGCCTTGCTTTTGTTGTAAATTAACTTCCATCCAACAAAGTTGTGGGAATTCTGCTAGATATCGTTTTATAGATTCTGAATAGGTTTTGGCTTCCTTTGTGAACATGATGTACTTCGGCATCAAGGAAAATGTCGCCCCGGACGGAAGAAAGCTCTGAGATTGACCATTTTAAATGCGACTTAGATTGAGGCTCTTCTGGGGGTAGGCATCGTCTGTCTTCAGAGAAAGAGGGAGGGATTATTACATGTTTATTCGCTCTTCATTTCTGTTTGTTAATATCTCCCAATTCCCCGGGCAATCACTGGAGAAAGTAGAAGAGCTACACTCTTTCCTGCTTCTTCCGTCTCTGGTTTGGAAGTTGCTTTTGTCTTCTATGTTGTAGGATTATAGTACATTGCAACAATCTTAAGATCTGGAATGTAGAATGATTGGAGTTTATAGAATCTTTAATGAAGATTGCTAAAACAAAGAACATCCATATGGATAAGGTGTTTTCGAGGGGTTGGGCGAGGTGGGGTAGAGGGAGGAGGGTATAGAGGGGAGGGGGGATGGTGGCTGCTAGCGgtaggtggtggtggtggtggtgtttGGAAGAAGGGAGAGGATGAGggcttattttatttttattagtgTAATTGAGtgtgtttttggagttgtttttacAGTTGTTTATGGAGTCAGCATAGACTCCACAAACAAAAATagtttgtgaaaaaaaaagggcaatCCAAACAGATACAGAAATGTTTTTCCGAGTCCTATATGTACAACACATACGAGGAATATGATGCGGGTATTAGTTTGCTGAACAGAATCTTCTTGTGCCCAACTCGTACAATTATGGGTCGTCAAAGCCAGCATTTCCACCGTCCGTTAAAAAAGTGATGTAGAATTATCTCCTCGTATCAATgaagtcataaaccaaatatGCGAGGAACTGTGTTATTGGTGCATTGGCTGAGGTGGTGCCATTGGATATGCAAGGGGCACAACATAAGGGGGATGATGCCCATGAGGAAGCAGTACAGGTGTGCCAACTGCAGATGCCATGTGACCaggagcagcagcagcagcaacaaccGGATGACCTACCGGTGCGCCGTATACCCCCAATCCATGCATAGTTTGTTGTCCCCTGTGCTTCATTGCTGGTCCCAGAGCAGCAGCAACAGTAGCTGATGGGGTTGTGTTGGTTTGTTGGCCTGTTATGGGTGCCTGATGACTAGAAACATCTCCATTGTTCACGCTGGTAATATCATGGATACTGGATCTCCTTCTATCTCTACTCATAGAATTCAAACGAATGAAGTATTTCTGAGCATGGCTTGCAACCTGTGTTGGGGTTCTGGATATGACAAAGTTTCTGGAAATGCTTCTCCAATCCCCTTTCCCAAACTTGTCTAGACCAAGCAAAAATAAcctgagataaaaaaaaaatacaaagagAGTAGGCCTTAGTCCATATTTCAGACATCCAGGCTGCAATCCAAGAATTTGGGAATGAGACTAGATggatatatatgtatatgatgATACCTATGCTCTTCTTCGGTCCAAGGAATCCCTTTCCGGCGCTCTTGCTCTGACCTGGATCCTCCTTTTCCTCCTCCCTGACCACTAGAATCATGACCTAATCCTGGAAATGCACTCCTATAACCAAAATTAGAACGCCTGTCGGTAGCTGTAATGGCAGAGAAGCTTTGATGGTCCTTAGTCGACGAAGAAGCTTCTTCCCCACTGTAATTGGGAAGTGGCACAAGTCCACCTTCAATTGCTTCAACATCTTCAACAAGTGTTTTATAGTGTTGCTTCAACTCATCAATGCTTTTATTAGGAACCATAGAAGCAATCTTGTCCCACTGTTCCTTAGAGTCCCCAGTCCAGTGCATGGCAATGGCGCTCTCAAAAGCTATGTCTTCTTCTCTGCTCCATACtacagaagaagaagaagcagacATTATCCCTCTTGCTTGAAGATCCTGAATAATACTTTTGTGCCTTCTTACTAGTTTTTCAAGTTCAGTAGGGAAGTTTTATGCAGGTGGGGATGCCTCTTGATGCTTTTGTTCAGCTGAGGTTCTTTTGGGAGTTggagagaaggaaagaaaataggTGGGTAGGATAAGAGAAGAAAGTAAAAGAGAGTGCAAGATAAGAATAGGGAACCATTGTATTAAATGGAAAAGGACCACTTGTGAGGTAGAAGGGATGGGTTCATTTGTCATGTCCATACAAAGTCATGGCCAAAAAATTGCACATCCAAGAACAAGCGGAAAAAGAATCTCACGCTCTCTCTTAAGCCCTACCAAGAAATTACTTGCGCAAATAGCTACAGGCTACTTGCAGCTCCATTAACATCTCAATCCGGTGAAAGAATTTTACACATTATTGTCTGTCATTCATGTAGCGTATCAAGGGCAGTATGAAAAAGATTTCTCAAGAAACCAAGTGAAAGGTTTTCTTCAGTTCACTTATTATTTGGCATCCCCTCCACTAAGGCCATTTCAAAATGTCATTCTTCTCCTTTTAGACCATGCACAATTTGGGCATTCCGATCATGATATTAGCAGGAAAGTAAAATGCCTTCATCAAGGATTGTCTGGAAGAATTCTCGACTGTAATGATtgcaaggagaagaagaaaagaaaaagagagcgaAGCAGGCAAGCAAGCAAGACGGTTAAAATTCGAAAGAATGTCATGTTTTGTCGCTTTAAATATTTCGGACTTTTCTACACTCATTGCCTGCCTAGTCGCAATGATTGAGCAGTAGAGAAATTGGTGTTAGATGGGAGGTGAGGTCCCAAAGaatcttttttttccaaaactcttTCTATTTTCAGACAAACGCTCCGTGGCAATGCGTGTTTTTGTATCAAAGGCAGGAGTGATCATCTACAGCCATTTATATTAGTATTTTATAGCCGCCAATTGAGTCGGGATTTCATCTGCAAGGTGGAATGCATTAAAGGAAAACCTATGGCAAGGGGATATGAATGAAGGGAAATGATAGAGCAAAAGAGATTGCTCATTCCTGCTATTAAGTATTAACTACTACGTTCAAATCAAGAAATgcgtttttgaaaaaattttttttttttttttgtattcatGTTTTTATTGTTAGTTTAAGATAAATATATGATGAATATAACAAAAATTTGCTGGTCTGAAGTTTTACTTATGATTTGATATTCGAGCCACACTACGATTGCAGAGAATATTTTCTTGGACTGTTCGTGTAATCAGATATCTGCAATCTTGAGTAGACGTCAAGCAATTTACCAGAAGTCAATGATTAACCAATTCACTAAAAAGGTTTGAAAATGAGCTAAAATTGGACAACCACGAAACTTATTCCttgtttgaattgcatttttctggactttttgtagaaaaattactgtatcgatttgatatatgtgaggtaaaaatatgattgaaaaatgtgtcaAAAAAAACGTAGCAagttttctttgaaaactagCCATGCTTCCACCTTGTAAGATAAGATAACTTCTTGCACTCACAATCAGAAATTAGACAATCTGCAAATTTCAGTCTTTTATACTACTAACTATTCTATTGGGGGAGCTTTCTTACGCGCTCTAGGATTGATATGAGAGGGAGAAATGGTGCTGATTTTTACCCAAAGAACTCAGCaaagtagtaaataaacatatcaaaaatattctttctcatGGGTCACTACCCATGTCCCTGTGTGTGGAAGAAGAAAGTGATCTCTCTTTTTGAACTTTGGTTCCTTCTATTCGTGGCCTCTTCTCCTTCTCTAGTTTCTATGCTAAGGAATACGACCACATCAAGGACCTCAACCACTACTGTATCATATTTAAACCAAAAAACTGAGGTCCGGCATATAACAGCAAAGAATTGAATAAAGGATGGTATAAGAAccattaaccaaaaaaaaaaaagagtgggtACTCCTCAAAAATTCATGTGGATTAAGGGTCACGGGATTAATGTATAAAAGTTGTTACCTCAGCCCGTTTAATTATTattctgaaaattttttaaaaaaaaaaaaaaagaagagagaatcGAATGAGAGCTTCCCGAATAATCTCCGTAACTATCAACCGTCTCGTTATTGCGGATACTTTCGGCAATTGTGGTTGTTGCTCACCTTTGATTCAACATTTTGACACTTCACATGGACATGAACATGATCGATCAATCATTTCGTACTACCACACCAACTTCCAAAATTAACCATTACATCACTAATTATTGATATTGTGactatttttctttctctttggaTCAAAATCAGGAATCCCATgcacaatttttttaaaatatatatagacGCTTTCTGATTTGTTTCCTGCGTTAGAAAAATCGCTACTGAATATCAAGTAATTATGAAAATGCTTTAGCATTTATGACTTTTGTTCCCGTTTTGTGTAGATAAATAGGAGTACAATGACAAATAGAGATATTAATTGCTACTCAagctcatttttttttatttttctctacTTAAGTTGATATTATTAGCAGTATGCCCTAAAAAAACTTAGAAGTACTTCCTAGTTTGTGTTCCATACTTCCATGGTGTTAAAGTAGTCAAATTTTAAGACATTTCCTACATAGGAACTTGGTCCTCAACTAGGCACGTCAAACCCAAGACCCGGCCAAACCCAAGCCATTGATCTAGTGATTAAAGTTAAGACCCCAGAACGTAAAAGTTTTGGGTTCTAATTCTCCCGTCTCCTTCTCACTTCTTtgaaacaatatatatatatatatacatagagagagagagatagaacaTAGAAGTGTTCGTCCTAAGACCCTCCCCTCACAGTCTTATGTAGCAAAGGTCCCATTGATGTTCCAAAAAGTCACAGAATTGGCGAAGGACCGGCTGTTGATGTGTTGTATTATTAGAATATGAAATGATAGTTCTGGAGGAGGCACTTAATGAGTCACCTTCGCCCGTCAATTGCCACTCTACTCTTCATCATGAATTCAAGTGGTCTAGGGATAAGATCACATTAATTGTGGTCCATTTAACagtttttttgactttttcccCGCCTCTCAACATCAAGAGCCAAAAAGAAagtacaaaaacaaaaaaagaagaaagaaacaaacCTCATAGAACCCTCAAAAAGCTAATCAACAGTGCCATAGATCCACTTTCAAGAAAGACATCTTAAGTCTTCTCGTGAACAAATATTCCAGAATTTGAGTGCTACAACAATTAATTAGTTTACCCATAGTCACCGGCAGTATTTTTATTTCCAGTCATTCTTattaaatttcaaatattaCAGCAAGTGAAGGTTAAATTTGTGGGAAGagcgaaaagaaagaaagaacaacATTAATGAAGAACAATATCAATGAGATACGAGGGCCTACACGAGAAAGGGTGGGCGAAAACTTGAGTAGTCCCGGTCTATATATATAGAACCAATGGTTTGAAATTTGTCGCACCATTTCACCATTGAAAATGTGGCAAAATTTGAACCATTGGATCTACAAGACCGGGTCTACCCACGTCTTTGCACAGACGTTGTGGTGCCTACAAGGGAAGATATTTTCTTCAGTTGGGAAATTGACCATTGATATGTGACTTGTTTCCAGATTTAATTAGCTTAATAGTAAATCTTTGAACCAGAAAAGAACcccaacaaaagaaaaatgaaaaaagacaTCTTAGGCCaggaataaaattttttatgtgAATTGAGTCACAATTAACCAGCCACAAAAGGTAtgctacaaatttttttttttttttgtctaccACTGTCCAAATTAAACCACATTTATGATGACAGTTACTCAAGATATTCAAAAGATCCGACATGTCAAATTATCAGAACCACTCTCAGAAAGTCCAAGGATTAAAACCCTTTTAAGTTAGCTTGTATTACAACCCTTTGGTTGTAAGTTGAAGTTGAGCCCTTCTCTAGGAACATACAcaatttcaaacaaaataatGCATGAATCAAAAGAAAACCTGAAACTTGTTGCACAGAACATGCAGGCCTTCTTTCGATTAGCTGAGCCAAAAATAGACGACCTTGTGTTCCAACTGGTCTTCATGAAATAGATTAAAGTCCATCCCAAGACCAATTCATTCTAAGAAGAATGAATACCCAAAGTTTTGGTTGCCGTAGTCGATACCAATGGAATTGAACCACCGTATTCTGGAgagaaaaacaataaaaaggaaaaagtgatATGTGTATTATGTTAAAAAATGCCATATATTAGAAGAAATACCTTCAAGTGATATCACTAACCTAGAAGAAGACTGATGTTCCAAATCAGAACTCCATATCAAGTAACAAAATGAGGGTGTATACAAATGTGAAAACACCATCTCCCTCTCCCCTGCAGCACTGGGCCAGGACATTGACTTCGTTTAGACTGacctaataataataaatattcCAGATGTCATCTTGGTGAACTCGAGAACAGAACAGCACTCTGTACAAGAGGTTCCTTTGGAAGGTCCTCGCAGTCAGGAGGTCCTTGTAGAAGAGCTGCTCTGTGTGGATTCATAAGAAGAAGTTCCTGCACGTCCTTAGGAAGCATGTTAAACACAGCCAGCAAATCCCCCTTCAATTTCTGAGCAGCAGCCTCAGAGTCTACATTAGCATTAGCACTACCAGACTGCTGTGGCATAAGAAAGCAATTTACCAAAGTTATATGCCCTGCTGTAGGATGTTGAAATTAAGTTAAATGAACAAAAATGCCTTAATGAAGTCTAGCTCAACTAAATGAAATCAAGCTTAATATACAAAGGGTAATCAACGTATAACAAAGCCAAGAAATTCGGGAGCGTTTATGCCTTACAACAAGGTCAACATGCATGATAAACAAGCTATATCAGCCAGTAAAGACTGTACAGTGGCACATGGATCATCATAATTCTCCTGAAGCCTCAATTCCTTTAGCAAACAAACAAATGTTTTTTCATATAACagtttgaaagaataatttttgGAAGTCAAATAAATTACACTAGATTCAAGGCCTTTCTCAAGCTATAACTTCATTTATCATAAGGATTGCCAGAAATCACAAGAACAGTATAAAATTATTACatgtaaaatttcaagtctTTTGAACTCTTTATCTGCAAATGTGCAAGGACAAATAGTTATTAAGGTCCCAAGCATGATAGACTGTGCGGCAAACCAAGTCCGGATTAGGTCTGTACTCTGTTTAGTTTCTTATGTTTCATCACTCCCCACAACAATGAAGAAGATAGCTTGTGAAATGGAGAAAGATAATCATATTCAATAAGCAAAGCTATTAGTTACTATAATCCTAATCTCTAAAACTGCAGTACATATTTCTATTGCTTACTAGCACAAGATTCAATTTCAATACAGTTAAAAATAATTAGTTAACGACAAGGAGTCTGTTGAATGCAGAAATGCACTTACCTGCAGTTCGCCAAGAAGATGTCTCTCGATAGCATTGAAGGAATCAACAATTTCCACCTCTGACAATTGtgctataaatttttttatgtcAGTCTTCATTCTAACTTGCCTCCACAACCTAAGCTGTTCTTGCTCAGCAACAGCACGCTTCCTTCTAAACCAAGGCAAAAAGTTGTGTCCTTTCATAAACCGCCTACAGAGATATGTTAACTGTCTCAAACTCAGCTAGAACCAACATGTTGAATGCATCAGTCAAGAGTATGTGCTGTAGATAAACTGTATTTGAGTattcaaagaaagaaaacaaggacAAAGATTTAGCTGGCAAGGATGACACCATAAGCAGGTTACAAAAGATGAAGACATAATTACGTTTACCGGTATAAATCCAGCCAATTTGATCTCATCCTCTTGAGCAGAAACTTCCCCGGACCTCTTGCTGACAAGCTTGCTAAGAAATCCTCTTTATCAAAATGGGGAAGGGGAGGGGGGTCCAAAAAAGGAGATGATCCTTCAGAAGGTGTGGTTGCCCTGAAATATGGACCAAACGGGGCTAAAAAGTTGGTAGTGAGCTCCAAGAAATGCCGACGGAGTATCTCGTTGTTAACAACTGACATTGATTCCTCAACCCTTGGTGACATCCCTGCATCAATTAGCCTATTTAAAATAGATGTGTCTGGCTTTGTAATAGCAGTATAAGTGGACCAAACCGCTTCTCTGTGTTCTGTCATGAGGCAAAGAGGGCCATCCCTCCTCAATTTCACGGCATTCAAGAAATTTGAAGGCGTGAACTTCTTCAAGGAAAGTTGTGGAAGCCCAAATCCATCTTGGCCATCAGGCATTTTGCCAATGGAGGTCCGAGAAGACATAGCAGGACGATTTGAGTTTGAAGCAGGGCTTCCTACTGAAACAATGTGAGGAACATTACGAAGAGCCTTAAGGAAAAAAAGATTTGTCACCCCCAAAACCATTGGAGGGAAAGTTGCACCTTCTTGAAGTGAGTTTAACTGGGCAAATTCTGGATCATGAATCGTAAAATAAGGCCTGAAATCAACACTGCAAAGAAGTGGAGCGACCAAACTAACTAAACCAGCAACAGCTTCAGAGCACTGGGGAGGTGTAGGTGCTATGACAAGAATTGGTTCACCAATGAGTAACAATTCCCATAGCCTCCAAAGCTGCATCAAAAGCCCTCTAAATATACCAAAAAGGTCTGAATCATGGAACAGACCTTGTGGTACAgattgattagaaggaagaaaagGAGCTATAGGTGAAGTTAACTCTTCAAAGAACATTCTACCATCTAAAGGTAAACTATGAGCAGGTGGCAGGTGCACTTTAAGCGTGGCATTCCCAATAGGAAGCTCCATAAGTTGACCAGGTAAAGGAGAAGCCCAAGATGATACTGAAGCAGCAATatagttgagagctttcttccCAATGTCAAAATACAAAGGGCCCATGATTTGTAACAAAGGTCTAAATACACTAGAGTATGGGCTATGGGAAAGAATTACAACCGATTTTTGTTCGCCACCTCGCTTTAACCTTTCATCATGTCTCTGCCTATTAAATACAAATCCATATAAATACCTTGGAGCGTTATTAGACAGCTTTAGAAGCTTATTATCTTGTGATGCAATCTCGTTATCTACTTCAACTATCTCATGGGAGACTACATTTGCCGTCTGCATTTTCTCCTGCCTTCGTATCCTAAAGAAGAAGATGCAGTCATGGATGCTGGAGCGGTTATATTGTTGTGAAACAGAATCTGggaatgaactaaatgcaacTTCAAGCTCCTCATTTTGGGTCAGACACCCTGGTGGATAACACTCTTCAATGAGCTGCCCTTGCTCAAGATCAAATCTAATGATGCAAAAAGCAACTGCCCATTGCTGAAAAGCTTTTTCATCGACTTTTGCATCAGGTTCTGACCTTGCATGAAATGACGGTGACCGACTCATTTCCAGCTACTCCAAGAATGGTTTTCCAAATATCAAACGACCCCTGTGTTCCCCATTTTCAGATTAAAGTGAGCAGGGTATCCCTCATTTTACCAACCTACACAGGAAAGgacaaaaattcaaatataaccAAACAATCCTAAAAACAGGACTACATCAAGCTTGATATTAATCTGTCAAAACCAGCTTCAGTAACTTTTTACAATAAATTACATCAGCCATGAAAGCGAACAGCTACCTCACAAAAAAGTAACCAAAATGCAATCTTCCAACAAGTTAGTATGCAATGCTTGAAAGTTGAAATTTACTTAATGCAAGTGGGACTCTAGAACATTAATAAGTAAAGGAACAAACTTTCTTGAATAATGCACAATATACAGAAAACCCAGATAAATTCATGAAGTTTCAGCCTCAattcaaagaaaacaaaacaaagaaaaggaaaatgcaacTAGGTACCAAAATAGCCAACTTAATTCAACAAGAAAGCTAACAAAAATCTAGTTCTGACCTGAAAATTGTCCAAATTGACGAGCAACTAATGGTTAATTACTTCTATTGAGGAAGTCCCAGATGCCGAATATGCAAGAAACAATCCGGATCAACCCAAGAAACCTAATTTAACACAAAAAAATAAGCGGGTCTAAAGAGATTATTTAGGAGTACTAGTAAGATCCCTGAAGGTTGCTAAATAAATGTAGGTTTTATATTTGGGGGGAGTGTGGAGATATCTAACCAAAACATCCAGCTTTTAAGATTTCCAAGGGATTCAGTAGAATTGAATAGGAAAGGGTCTCTTTCATTCAGATGATGAGTATGATTGGGCTTCCCCGAAACTGGTAATTGAAGAGGGACTTCGGTTGTCTGGAATTTTtaatgtttttccttttttgttatttttctttttctttgtcacAGTTTTTTGCTACGTTTAGCTGGGAATTTAGTGGATTTACCAGCAGgggctctttttttttcttttttttttttcaaaagcaaCCAATAGAGGCTTTATAATTCAGAATTTTGGAGGCCTTTTCGTTTTTCTTTCTATTATGAAAGGGAAAGATGTGAGTAGGATCCCCTTGGGTCAAGGGGAATTTGGTATGTTTATTTTGTCTGTTTATGTtacaaaggaagaaaattcaTCACATCAAATTTAATTAAGATTGGAATTTGCAGTTTATTCCGAcagaaaaattctttttttgtttgatatttaaaattaaaTCTCTCAAAACAAAATCTTTTACATCATCCAAAAAAGTCTTTTTACGTTTGTACATGCTTTAAGAATTTGTTGAATTCATTGGATTTTCTCCATACTAGAATGATGTAGAACATTTATTGGCTCGTATCAAGCCAAGGAAAACACTCAAGATTTCAGACTTAATCATTAGAAGAACTCTCATAATTGAGAGGCCTACATGGAATACTACATTTTTCATATTAATATcccctccaaaaacaaaaatgTTCACATGGAGGTCTTAAAATCCACAGAATCATTTGGCGAACGCCGTACGTTTTCTTGGATGATGAATTAGTCAGACGGCATCAATCTACAAATACAAAAGCAGTCCCAGTGCCCGCGGAGCAGAAGAATGAGTGGCCAGATAAACATCTGCCGCTGGAAGAAGCTGATCTGGAAACCCTTCCAAGTTCCAACAATGGAGAGTACATCTTGAAGAGTGAATCTACATTTTCAACTCAATTTGCTTTGACAGGTTAATATTTCACAAGGAAGAGAGACCAATAGCACAAAAATTTTCTACTTATAATTACAACTTTCTTAAACAAAAATCAGTATCTACATATGAAAGACAATAAGAGATCACAGTATGAAAAAGACGTGACTGCAATCTATAGATGCCCTCTCTCTCGTTTCTGTTAGTTCAGTAAAGCGACACCACGTCCTGCTAAGTTTTGGAGAAAACTGCAGCATTCAGTTGCAAGAAGTCTATCCATTTGGACGACCCTCAATTCCCACCAGTTTAGAGCAGGAGCAATGAACTATACATCATACACAGGTAACTGCTCTGTGATGGGGACACGGCAAATAGGGCATTTCTTGCACTTTTCAGAGCAGGTGCTGCACCAAAACAGAataatgagagagagagagagagagagagttgtaAATTGACTGAAGTGGGATTTTGGGTTGTAGTGTTAACACTAAGTGCAATACCTGCAAAGAATGCGATGCCGACAGGGAAGAAGAACTACACTTATCTCTCTTTCAAAACAAACCCTGCATAGAACTTTTTCCTGGCCGATAAAGGAAAGGTACGCCAAGTGTTAAAGGTCAAAGCAAACATGACAGAAGGACCAACTTAAAGGAACATGCAAAGTATTTGATCAGCAGAAGTAATAGAAGGTTAGGGCAAGATAGTTGTATCTGTTCTGTTTTATCATTGAATTGGAACCAGACAATGCTGTACTAAAACATGTTGCAGGAATGGAGGAAAGCTATCCACTTCATTTGCGTTGTAGAAAGTAAAATTGTCGAAAAATTGATAGTATTACTTGCC encodes the following:
- the LOC113768824 gene encoding protein DENND6A isoform X2 yields the protein MSRSPSFHARSEPDAKVDEKAFQQWAVAFCIIRFDLEQGQLIEECYPPGCLTQNEELEVAFSSFPDSVSQQYNRSSIHDCIFFFRIRRQEKMQTANVVSHEIVEVDNEIASQDNKLLKLSNNAPRYLYGFVFNRQRHDERLKRGGEQKSVVILSHSPYSSVFRPLLQIMGPLYFDIGKKALNYIAASVSSWASPLPGQLMELPIGNATLKVHLPPAHSLPLDGRMFFEELTSPIAPFLPSNQSVPQGLFHDSDLFGIFRGLLMQLWRLWELLLIGEPILVIAPTPPQCSEAVAGLVSLVAPLLCSVDFRPYFTIHDPEFAQLNSLQEGATFPPMVLGVTNLFFLKALRNVPHIVSVGSPASNSNRPAMSSRTSIGKMPDGQDGFGLPQLSLKKFTPSNFLNAVKLRRDGPLCLMTEHREAVWSTYTAITKPDTSILNRLIDAGMSPRVEESMSVVNNEILRRHFLELTTNFLAPFGPYFRATTPSEGSSPFLDPPPLPHFDKEDFLASLSARGPGKFLLKRMRSNWLDLYRRFMKGHNFLPWFRRKRAVAEQEQLRLWRQVRMKTDIKKFIAQLSEVEIVDSFNAIERHLLGELQSGSANANVDSEAAAQKLKGDLLAVFNMLPKDVQELLLMNPHRAALLQGPPDCEDLPKEPLVQSAVLFSSSPR
- the LOC113768824 gene encoding protein DENND6A isoform X1 — encoded protein: MSRSPSFHARSEPDAKVDEKAFQQWAVAFCIIRFDLEQGQLIEECYPPGCLTQNEELEVAFSSFPDSVSQQYNRSSIHDCIFFFRIRRQEKMQTANVVSHEIVEVDNEIASQDNKLLKLSNNAPRYLYGFVFNRQRHDERLKRGGEQKSVVILSHSPYSSVFRPLLQIMGPLYFDIGKKALNYIAASVSSWASPLPGQLMELPIGNATLKVHLPPAHSLPLDGRMFFEELTSPIAPFLPSNQSVPQGLFHDSDLFGIFRGLLMQLWRLWELLLIGEPILVIAPTPPQCSEAVAGLVSLVAPLLCSVDFRPYFTIHDPEFAQLNSLQEGATFPPMVLGVTNLFFLKALRNVPHIVSVGSPASNSNRPAMSSRTSIGKMPDGQDGFGLPQLSLKKFTPSNFLNAVKLRRDGPLCLMTEHREAVWSTYTAITKPDTSILNRLIDAGMSPRVEESMSVVNNEILRRHFLELTTNFLAPFGPYFRATTPSEGSSPFLDPPPLPHFDKEDFLASLSARGPGKFLLKRMRSNWLDLYRRFMKGHNFLPWFRRKRAVAEQEQLRLWRQVRMKTDIKKFIAQLSEVEIVDSFNAIERHLLGELQQSGSANANVDSEAAAQKLKGDLLAVFNMLPKDVQELLLMNPHRAALLQGPPDCEDLPKEPLVQSAVLFSSSPR
- the LOC113768824 gene encoding protein DENND6A isoform X4, with translation MSRSPSFHARSEPDAKVDEKAFQQWAVAFCIIRFDLEQGQLIEECYPPGCLTQNEELEVAFSSFPDSVSQQYNRSSIHDCIFFFRIRRQEKMQTANVVSHEIVEVDNEIASQDNKLLKLSNNAPRYLYGFVFNRQRHDERLKRGGEQKSVVILSHSPYSSVFRPLLQIMGPLYFDIGKKALNYIAASVSSWASPLPGQLMELPIGNATLKVHLPPAHSLPLDGRMFFEELTSPIAPFLPSNQSVPQGLFHDSDLFGIFRGLLMQLWRLWELLLIGEPILVIAPTPPQCSEAVAGLVSLVAPLLCSVDFRPYFTIHDPEFAQLNSLQEGATFPPMVLGVTNLFFLKALRNVPHIVSVGSPASNSNRPAMSSRTSIGKMPDGQDGFGLPQLSLKKFTPSNFLNAVKLRRDGPLCLMTEHREAVWSTYTAITKPDTSILNRLIDAGMSPRVEESMSVVNNEILRRHFLELTTNFLAPFGPYFRATTPSEGSSPFLDPPPLPHFDKEDFLASLSARGPGKFLLKRMRSNWLDLYRRFMKGHNFLPWFRRKRAVAEQEQLRLWRQVRMKTDIKKFIAQLSEVEIVDSFNAIERHLLGELQGI